The nucleotide sequence CGTCGTCGGCGACCCATTCCAGCTGGTTACACGCTGGGTGGCAACGGGCGGACGCGCCCCTCGGCGCGGGCCGGCGCACCCAGGTAGGTCACCGCGGGCATGCCCGTGTGCGGCGAGGTCTCCACCACGGCGTCGACCCCGTAGACGTCGCGGATGAGCGCCCTGGTGAGAACGGCGTCCGGGTCGCCCGCTGCCGCGACCCTGCCACCGTCGAGCACCGCGAGGCGGTCGCAGAAGCGCGCGGCGAGGTTGAGGTCGTGCAATGCGGTGACCACCGTCATCTCGAGCCGGCGCAGCAGCGCGAGGACGTCGAGTTGATAGCGGATGTCGAGATGGTTCGTGGGCTCGTCGAGCACGATGACCGCGGGTTCCTGGGCGAGCGCCCGGGCGAGCTGCGTGCGCTGCTGCTCGCCACCGGACAGCGTGCGCCACGACCGCGTCCTATAGGGGCTCATGCCGGTGAGGTCGAGAGCGCGGTCGATGGCCGCGTGGTCGGCGGCACGGAGCGGGGCGAACCGGCGGCGGTGTGGGGTGCGGCCAAGTGCCACCGCATCGGACACGGTGAGATCGGTATGCGCCTCTGGTGCCTGTTCGACGATGGCCAGCCGCTGAGCGATC is from Jiangella alkaliphila and encodes:
- a CDS encoding ABC transporter ATP-binding protein, which translates into the protein MTVLAANGLAWSAGGVRILDGVDVAAHRGEVLGVLGPNGAGKTSLLRLLAGLRRPDRGTVTLDGQPMHVLPRRAIAQRLAIVEQAPEAHTDLTVSDAVALGRTPHRRRFAPLRAADHAAIDRALDLTGMSPYRTRSWRTLSGGEQQRTQLARALAQEPAVIVLDEPTNHLDIRYQLDVLALLRRLEMTVVTALHDLNLAARFCDRLAVLDGGRVAAAGDPDAVLTRALIRDVYGVDAVVETSPHTGMPAVTYLGAPARAEGRVRPLPPSV